Within the Cataglyphis hispanica isolate Lineage 1 chromosome 25, ULB_Chis1_1.0, whole genome shotgun sequence genome, the region CTCACTGGATGAACTGCCGCTCGAATATCAACATTTCCGAGTCATCACCCTTGAAATTCGCGCAAACAAGTCGACgatatcttcaaaattttcgtaaacGATTTCACAAACATCAGAACGCATCTGAcaacagatttaaaaaaaaaaaaaaatattaaaatttcgtcAAAGTTTCATGATACAGAGTTTTGTAGCTTTGCGCATTTTATGGATGAAATCGAAAGAaatgtatatgaataaagaatgacattttaaatgcaaagtattttttaaaaatttaattctcgtcaattttattactatggttgattaaagttaaaaagatggcaaaaattttttttatattaatattaacgtacaattatcattaataatgaattgcaattttgcacgacaaaattattttatcacatgtattatattatgcatgatGAGATTTTGTATAGCAATCCGATTATGTGCGTAGAAATCGAACATCTCAATTATCAGCAATATTAGTCTCTTTCTAAGAGGCTCAACGCCATCgtgtcaaaaagaaaaagttatgtGAATGTACATCATTCATACTGATATCTGCGAGTTTAATGTGAAGTGAAACTGAGCTATAATTCGTTTGCTAGAATTAAATCTTGTCGTATGAAaagttataaacaataatcatgcgcgattaaatatcatatcaatagatacaaaatttatagaaaatttgcaCTGGTgagcattaaatattatcacaaatgtacaatataagtctttagtaattaaatattaggtaatttagtaattaaatatcaattaattaaatattaagcaattataatagtattatagtaagagttattattatttgtattaaacaacaataataattgctcttagtattaattattaattaaaaccaaTTGCtcttaatattacttttttattatttatactattataaatttgtaataatatttatatgtatcagTGCGCATATGTGCATCCGAATTCGCTATTAGTTTCAATAAGCGTATAAAGCACTAACGATTAAcagaatatcaaataaaatacatttaaatgagTGAGGTGTCAAtagttgcaaaataattatatcacagatagtgaataatttaataacattaggtgcaatttttaatgtgaatgcaagatttgcatataaaaaaaatatttctaatgcaatactttagatatatatataattgggattatttttttattatcatcagTAACAGACTTATGTTATTAttccaaaaatgttttaaaattaaaaaatacatagtatgtatatataacaaaatataatatataacaaatacataaaacacAAAATGTTAAGATTTTGTAATGACTTGAAAGAAGAGAATGGAGCTTTGCATTATTTCCgcgaaatttaaaacttttataataccGTAAGCATTGTCTGCCTCACGATCGTAAAGAGCGATATCAATATGAATGAAACCGAAAAACAAATTGAGAATTCGATTCAACTAATAGTCTaatctcgaataaaaaattttgaaatgacTTTCATAGCAATAAAACCGTTACCGATATCGTCAATCTTGTTCACGCTGTCACGTGTGCAATGATGTTTCGAATTTTCTGCAATTCGgttctatctatctctttctctctctttcgcgcatTCTCGACCACCCATCGAAAGCAAATCGCGACACGCTATTAACAAGGGCGACAcgcggaataaaatataaaaacgtgcCGCAAAACAAAACActtaaagaagaaagaaaaaaatcaatcgcgAAAAACTCGAGAATCACCAATAGGTTCTTTAAATGCGTACGCGCGTACCGCATTCTCGTATACTTTATacgtgcgtatatatatagttacgcACGTGAATATATCTGTATTCGTGTATATATGGATGTACGTATGTGTgcttatgtgtatgtgtatgtatcatGGAAGCGCCGAAGATATTCGCACGAGATTTTCGAAACTGTTaaaatcatatgtatatatgggaAAATGAGACGTATTATCGTACACGCGTATGGGAAAAATTCAATTGCTGTCAAActcaatgatatatatttcttttcgtaTCTTCGAAAATCTTCCCAGCAATTTTTTTCCGCTTTGCTTTGACAATCTATGTCAAACCTAAGTGATAAACAGCGTCGCATTATACTCGGTACTTTTACATACACTCGATTACCGAAGAATATAGCGCGACAATGCAGAAGACGACTCTTCTATAAATGATGAATTTCTTATCCCgtgaaaattaagaatttgcCGTGAATCTTTTGCGTATGATTCATGGTGGGAAAAAAACAGAAGCGGAGGTGAATTTCTCTACTTGTTTTAGGCCCTCGTGCGTCCTCGCATGAACGTCGACATCGAGCTTTGTACATTACCTTCGAGATCCGCGACTTTGGAAACGCGCGATCACACTTTCATCGCGAATGTCGAAAGCCTAAGATAGAATCGTAATTCCTACATAGGGCGCCTCTCGTACGTTTCGGGAGCAATTGTTTCGTTAAACATATCCTTTTCTCTAGTCcagataaataatacatctaTCTacatattcttgaaaaaaaaaaaaacaaacaatgaAAACGTCAAtggtatgtaaaaaaatatgcaaatataccCTATCGAAATGAGATTTGAATTGAACGAAAGGTACGAAGGGCGCATTTTACGACATTATCCTATTTCAGCATCGTGGTACGTCAGCTAGGTGATCGTGTGTTGCGATGATATCCGCTAAAAGGTATTATATACACGCAATACAGTTACGGAATAGCGTCACATTTATCATACAGATAGACAATAACCTGGATGTATTTCAAATTGCGTACTCGGCTAAACAATTCCTACGTTTATCCTAACTGTTAGAAGATTAACTAAAGGTCTTAACTGTAATTCTGCGTCTTACCACCACGTCTTACTTCGCTTGAAGAGGTTCACTAACttacttacatatatttaaagagatatacttaaaattaatttctcgtagGCATATATACCTCTATGCATTAAATCTTTAAGCTTACGTCGCGCTCGTACATTAATTATCCTCATCGTAGAAAAGAAAGTAGTAGTAATAGtagtaatagtaatagtagcagtaataatagtaaattacAGGTGAAAGGATCCGTACTATAATgtaatcgattaaaaattggTCTATGAGTCTATTACTCGCGAGCGATAACGCTTGCATAATCGACAAACACTCGATGAAACGGTACACgcacaaagagagaaataacacaaaaaaaagttaacGCACATAATACACAATAGACGCGTGAATGAAttaaagaaaaggagaaaaataaaaataaaacgtaacGGCTCTTTTCTTAGCGCCGGTCGATCGATCGTTCGACCTTCCTCGTAAACCGATCGCTCCTCTCCTCGAAAGGCACGAGAAATTGTAAATTCCAAGCCTCTTAGTCTCGTATTCGCAAGCTATAAGAAATCCATATGTTGCGTAGAAAAAACtcgtatgcaatatatatcgtATGCGGCAGGTTAACGGTTTCACAGCAAAGAGAATCACACAAGACGTCACTCAACGCATAGAAAGCTTGTCGCCGTCCCGGTTTTTCCTCGGTTCTTGCAACAATTAGCGTTTATTAACGCTGGTTGTTGATTTGATAGAATGATCTGTGACGCAACCGGGAATATTAGCCGGGAAAAGTCACCACTATTAAGATTCCCGGTCGTCGTATCGCATTGACGAGTAAATTGAAGGAGACGAGCAATCGTCAACTCACACTACGCTTTCGGTCTACCGGATGTACCGACCGGCGTCGTCGCTTTACGTACATTACGTCTACTATGAAGGAACAAAACTTCTGGGTATTCTCTGGGAATATTTGGCACAGATTAAAcggaatttttcttcaatccGCGACACATGTTTTAATACGCGAGAACATAGTAGACAGGAGTTACGCAGACCTACACGCAGAACAGCGTAGGACAAGGTCCATTTTTTGCTCTGTCGTAGCATTTCTCTAACATGTGTGTCAAACATTAAACATTGCGGATAtagtttgattaaattttgttgttaCGTGATAGACCACTTTCTCCCAGTTGTTTCGCGTCCCAATCCAGTGGTATGCGTAACTCCGTAATAAACatcaaaaaaacatatatacgcgTCGTTATATTATCTCAATACTTCATTCCTCGCATCAtcgtcttgtatttttttttattttcgtaacaatataaaaaaaagaacgtaaatatgtactttatattctttacaaataatatatttatgtgtaatatatgtattatacagcGTACGCAGACTTATTCACCTAGAAATATTATCGACGTAATTCTCGCTTAAGTCTAAAAACGAACTACCTAGTAAAATGAAGGACGAGAAACATTCGCTTCGCATCTCGCAATTTTCTTGCGAAAGGAAGAGAACCTTTCTtcgggaggagggagggagcgGGAAACTCTTCGAGATTCAAAGCGATCTCGTGGCGATCGTCGGAAACACACGATCGGAAggaattgttaatatttacacgagaaaaaaaaaatggaaaaacgaCGTTTCGTTTCAACGACTCGACGATGAGGATCCTTTCATCAAGCTTCGAGCTTGGCTCTGTCTTCGCTATCTGTTCCGTGATTTAAAACTTTAGTCCTTCCATCTAAATTTCATTCTCTCGCGATCGTATGCATTATTCCATCTTAAGCAACCTTTATTAAAGCGAAGGCAAGCAAAGCACGTAGTAGGAACATACATAAGGTGTCTCTCGCAACATAGTCCAAATGAAGATCTCCGATAACGATTGGAGATTATTGGCAGatggagaatattttttttccatcaagCCGGAAGAGAGTGCATGCAATGTGCGATAGCCGCTCTATCTACCTGCCCCAGCGAACGCTCGCTATCTTTCTCTCGAATCAACCAAAAAGGATTCCTCATTTTCGAGTGATAAACCGTGGTGATGTCGAACGATGGGGACGAATGCATCGTCGTTTCGAGTACATCGTTCAGTGCACGGAGCGCAGCGCGTTGCTGGATCACGAGTGCTTTACCACAATCACGCCGGGCCGCTGTTGGGTCTGCTGTTGCGTATGAAATTGGAGGAAGTGTTCAGCGTGCAATATCCGTTGCTTCGCGGACGTCACTGTAGCGGACGTCGCCGAGGGAGAAGAGGAAGATGGAGGAGAGGAGGACGCCGTAGACTTCGTCGACGTTGAATTCACCATCGTTTGCTGCTTATTGGTCAATGCCAGCGGCATATCCTGCGCGGGCTCATCGCTGAACAGATGATCGCCCTCCAGATGACGTATCGCTTCGACAATCGTTTCCAAGTTCTGTCGGGATGTGTTCGCGATGTACAGCCTTGCTTGCGGAATGCCGTCATCCAAAGAGTTTGACGGGGAAGGCAACCTGTAATCGAGAAACTTCTTGTTAACAAATATCGAACATCGTCTACGCTTTCTGAGCCGACAAAAACAAATCTATATAATGAGGCTCgcgcaaaaaaatgtaaaaaaaattttaacataacgATTGCTACGTCAGATATATTAAGTACATATGACTTTACCTCTAAGCTAAatcttctaattaattaatttacggaTCTACTTTTACTCTTTGTATCTCAAATAAGAATCAGAATCAGACAAACAATCATACATAAAGCAGAATGACATAACATACGTACCTCTCCACCTCGACTTTGGGCTCAGCCTTTATCGCAGCCTCCAAAACACTGGGTAGTCGTTGAGGCTCAACAGTCGGCGAGAAGGGTCTGCTGGGACTCGCGGTGATGTACTGAGGCGAGGTGTTCTTAAACTCCGCGGAAGATGACGTGGCGTATGTAACACGATTCGATGACGAGAAGGAATCCGCAGTGGTCTGCTCCTCCATCGCCGTGAACACCTGATTCTGAGCGAAGGTGACTATCTTCGGACTACTCGGACACGATTCCTCCTCTTTTATCTCGTCCGGTTTTATCTCCATGTCAGCCGGCTGCGGTGACAAAGGTGGTGAGCTCGGGTCTGGACTTGAAGTCTCCACGGTTTGAGTGGAACCCACCGGCGGTAGAGACATAACTGAGACTACTTGCAACGCGGCCACCGCATCCTCCGTTTCCTGCGCCATCACATTATCCGTGTGCTCGATCACCTGTAGCAGAAATAGCTAATTATTAGTATCAGAATTGCAAAACCTTGTGCTTTGACAATTTGTTTATTCGAGGCAATATCCATTGTTTTGCAAGCAAAACGTcattgaaggaaaaaaaggaagaaatcgATTCGATAGAAATAACAAAACAGTACACAGAGCGTTGTGTAGAGCGCGGACTGTTATCAGAAGCAACAATCTCTATTCAAGCGATTAAAACAatgtttgcaatatttttcgccTGGAAACGTTTAAACCCTCGAGGGTCAAGCAAGAGTTCACGGTTGAATTATATTCTGCATCGTGTGCAGATGGTAATCTCTCGGCAACCGAAATTCATTTAAACATGTTTCCATATAGATTGTGACATTTCAGTTAAGGCCAATAtatcatgtttttattatattcttttcttcttttttatagc harbors:
- the LOC126858512 gene encoding helix-loop-helix protein 11 → MSVFGGDDRILLEEIVESTEQSEIELCGSVETVDDGSVTTGVTVAEVADTQEQQSQQPPQSKANVGIGRRVNNHSAALSNGSGISNVGRVVTPRSHAMEQEKRIRREIANSNERRRMQSINAGFQSLRTLLPHHEGEKLSKAAILQQTAEYIYQLEQEKTQLLSQNCQLKRLVNQHEGGDVPKKRKSDTQGVVVSLPMHVSESGDEGLGSMSPEPLSVITVTTEGHSVVNSEVVELRRQLERERHARLHLEKQMRAIQTQMYPERFRDNQLIAYQPHEVIEHTDNVMAQETEDAVAALQVVSVMSLPPVGSTQTVETSSPDPSSPPLSPQPADMEIKPDEIKEEESCPSSPKIVTFAQNQVFTAMEEQTTADSFSSSNRVTYATSSSAEFKNTSPQYITASPSRPFSPTVEPQRLPSVLEAAIKAEPKVEVERLPSPSNSLDDGIPQARLYIANTSRQNLETIVEAIRHLEGDHLFSDEPAQDMPLALTNKQQTMVNSTSTKSTASSSPPSSSSPSATSATVTSAKQRILHAEHFLQFHTQQQTQQRPGVIVVKHS